The sequence below is a genomic window from Wyeomyia smithii strain HCP4-BCI-WySm-NY-G18 chromosome 1, ASM2978416v1, whole genome shotgun sequence.
TAAAACTGAACTATTTGTCACTACCACACAACAGTCACTATTCATTTCGGTTTTTCCGGCTGGGAACTGCCATATGCAACTGCCTGCTCGTGGATCGGATAGTGGGGCGGATAGTGTTCTGGCGGATAGTGTCCCGGCGGATAGTGCCCTGGTGGGTAGTGATGTCCTGGCGGATAGTGTGGATGATTCCCTGGCGGTGGCAGCAAGTGAGGCGGTGGAAGGTGCCCCGGTAGATGCACTCCTCCCGGCTGCAGCGGTCGATGCGGATAGTTGGGATTCATATTCGGCGGAAAAACGGTATGCGAGATGGGACCCTCGTGTGGGTTGTGGGGCAGCTGCTGGCCGTGCGGAAAGTTACCATGCTGATCCGGATAGTACGACATCTGCTGGCTGCTTGATGGGACGCGTACCGAAGGAATGACTGATAAAGTGTTGTACAAATTACATTTATAGGAAAGTCCTGTTTCTGTTCACTTAGTGGTGAGATTCTCTCTTTCTTTACTTGAAACAAAGATAACAGAGCCCTTCTTCTAAGCAAGATAACAACGATAAACCTCTTATCTTCAAACGTTATCAGACGATTCGTAGCGTCGGTGATTTTGTTTTCGGTAACTGCGAAATTTGTTTATCAAGCGCAAAGCTTCGGATTTAACGACACTCTTCACGCGTAACAGATGTGAGTTGTTTCTATTTTCAGCTATGCATGAGCAATTTCCGACAAATGTCTCAATCATCGTTTCCGTtttagcagctgctgagccatGGTGGAAGTTTTGCAAATTGCTTTAATGAATTAATTTGCTGTTCCACAAGCCaaagaaacaaataaataaacaaatatcttGAAAACACGCAAACACGGCTCGGGGGAGGCCCTAGAGGAGGCTCCGAGGAAATCCTGTTCGTTTCATGCCAGCAGCGAATTTAAATAGGCCACAACACCGAGAGAATGAATTTTACTCTTGAGTCGTAGCAAAGAGCTGGCCGTTT
It includes:
- the LOC129717648 gene encoding histidine-rich glycoprotein-like, yielding MSYYPDQHGNFPHGQQLPHNPHEGPISHTVFPPNMNPNYPHRPLQPGGVHLPGHLPPPHLLPPPGNHPHYPPGHHYPPGHYPPGHYPPEHYPPHYPIHEQAVAYGSSQPEKPK